One Amaranthus tricolor cultivar Red isolate AtriRed21 chromosome 1, ASM2621246v1, whole genome shotgun sequence DNA window includes the following coding sequences:
- the LOC130796822 gene encoding uncharacterized protein LOC130796822: NNNNKNNNNNNNNNNNNNNNNNNNNNNNNNNNNNNNNNNNNNNNNNNNNNNNNNNNNNNNNNNNNNNNNNNNNNNNINNNNNNNNNNNNNNNNNNNINNNNNNNNNNNNNNNNNNYNNNNNNNKNNNNYNNNNNNNNNNNNNNNNNNNINHNNNKNNNNNNNNNNNNNNNNNNNNNNNNNNNKNNNNNNNNNNNNNNNNNNNNNNNNNNNNNNNNNNNNNNNINNNNNNNNNNNNNNNNNNNNNNNNNNNNNNNNNNNNNNNNNNNNNKNNNNNNNNNNNKNKNNNNNNNNNNNNNNNNNNNNNNNNNNNNNNNNNNNNNNNNNNNNNNNNNNNNNNNNNNNNNNNNNNNKNNNNNNNNNNNNNNNNNNNNNNNNNNNNNNNKNNNNNKNSNNNNNNNNNNNNNNNNNNNNNNNNNNNNNNNNNNNNNNNNNNNNNNNNNNNNNNNNNKINNNNNNNYNNNNNNNNNNNNNNNNNNNNNNINININNNNNNNNNNNNNNNNNNNNNNNNNNNNNNNNNNN; this comes from the coding sequence aacaataataataaaaataataataataacaataataataataataataataataataataataataataataataataataacaataataataacaataataataataataataacaataataataacaataataataacaataataataataataataataataataataataataataataataataataataataataataataataataataataataataatattaataataataataataataataataataataataataataataataataacaataatattaataataataataataacaataataataataataataataataataataataattataataataataataataataataagaataataataattataataataataataataataataataataataataataataataataataataataatattaatcataataataataaaaacaataataataataataataacaataataataacaataataataataataataacaataataataacaataataataataagaataataataataataataataataataataataataataataataataataataataataataataataataataataataataataataataataataataataataacaataatattaataataataataataacaataataataacaataataataataataataataataataataataataataataataataataataataataataataataataataataataataataataataataataataataagaataataacaataataacaataataacaataataagaataagaacaataataataataataacaataataataataataacaataataacaataataataataataataataataataataataacaataataataacaataataataataataacaataataataataataacaataataataataataataataataataataataataataataataataataataataataataataataaaaataataataataataataataataataataataataataataataataataataataataataataataataataacaataataataataataagaataataacaataataagaatagtaacaataataacaataataacaataataataataataataataataataataataataacaataataacaataataacaataataataataacaataataacaataataataacaataataataataacaataataataataataataataataataataacaataataataaaattaataataataataataataattataataataacaataataataacaataataataataataataataataataataataataataataatattaatattaatattaataataataataataataataataataataataataataataataataataataataataataataataataacaataataataacaataataataataataac